Proteins encoded within one genomic window of Strix uralensis isolate ZFMK-TIS-50842 chromosome 32, bStrUra1, whole genome shotgun sequence:
- the ATP8B2 gene encoding phospholipid-transporting ATPase ID isoform X2, translating to MERCAARRAPEEERRVRANAREYNEKFQYASNCIKTSKYNIVTFLPVNLFEQFQEVANTYFLFLLILQLIPQISSLSWFTTIVPLVLVLTITAVKDATDDYFRHKSDNQVNNRQSQVLISGVLRQEQWMNVRVGDIIKLENNQFVAADLLLLSSSEPHGLCYIETAELDGETNMKVRQAIPVTSELGDTSKLARFDGEVICEPPNNKLDKFGGTLYWKENKYPLSNQNMLLRGCVLRNTEWCFGLVIFAGPDTKLMQNSGRTKFKRTSIDRLMNTLVLWIFGFLVCMGVILAIGNAIWEHEVGVCFQIYLPWDEGVHSAFFSGFLSFWSYIIILNTVVPISLYVSVEVIRLGHSYFINWDKKMYCAKRRTPAEARTTTLNEELGQVEYIFSDKTGTLTQNIMVFSKCSVNGHSYGDVQDVLGHKAELGERPEPVDFSFNPLADPRFQFWDPGLLEAVKLGDPHVHEFFRLLSLCHTVMSEEKSEGELYYKAQSPDEGALVTAARNFGFVFRSRTPKTITVHELGRAITYQLLAILDFNNIRKRMSVIVRSPEGKIRLYCKGADTILLERLHPVNQDLTNVTTDHLNEYAGEGLRTLVLAYKDLEESYYEDWSERLHRAGSAAEAREDRLARLYDEVEHDMMLLGATAIEDKLQQGVPETIAILTLANIKIWVLTGDKQETAVNIGYSCKMLTDDMTEVFVVTGHTVLEVREELRKAREKMMDASRSVGNGFSYQEKVSSSKLTSVLEAIAGEYALVINGHSLAHALEADMEVEFLETACACKAVICCRVTPLQKAQVVELVKKYKKAVTLAIGDGANDVSMIKTAHIGVGISGQEGIQAVLASDYSFSQFKFLQRLLLVHGRWSYLRMCKFLCYFFYKNFAFTMVHFWFGFFCGFSAQTVYDQYFITLYNIVYTSLPVLAMGVFDQDVPEQRSMEYPKLYEPGQLNLLFNKREFFICIAQGIYTSVLMFFIPYGVFADATRDDGAQLADYQSFAVTVATSLVIVVSVQIGLDTGFWTAINHFFIWGSLAAYFAILFTMHSDGLFQMFPNQFRFVGNAQNTLAQPTVWLTIALTTVVCIVPVVAFRFLKLDLKPELSDTVRYTQLVRKKQKTQHRCMRRVGRAGSRRSGYAFSHQEGFGELIMSGKNMRLSSLALSSFSTRPSAGWIETLRKKKGSEGSAAGSPSAAADKTLKV from the exons ATGGAGCGGTGCGCGGCCCGCCGGGCCCCAG AGGAGGAGAGGCGGGTGCGAGCCAACGCGCGGGAGTACAACGAGAAGTTCCAGTACGCG AGCAACTGCATCAAGACCTCCAAGTACAACATTGTCACCTTCCTGCCCGTCAACCTCTTCGAGCAGTTCCAGGAAGTGGCCAACACctatttcctcttcctcctcatcctgcag CTGATCCCGCAGATCTCTTCGCTCTCCTGGTTCACCACCATCGTGCCTTTGGTTCTTGTCTTAACCATCACAGCTGTCAAAGATGCCACCGACGACTAT TTCCGCCATAAAAGCGACAACCAGGTGAACAACCGGCAGTCTCAGGTGCTGATCAGCGGAGT cctcCGGCAGGAGCAATGGATGAACGTCCGTGTCGGAGACATCATCAAGTTGGAGAACAACCAGTTCGTGGCG gctgacctcctcctcctctccagcagcgAACCCCACGGGTTGTGCTACATAGAGACGGCGGAGCTGGACGG AGAGACCAACATGAAGGTGCGACAAGCCATCCCTGTCACCTCGGAGCTGGGTGACACCAGCAAGCTGGCTCGGTTTGACG GCGAGGTGATCTGTGAACCCCCCAACAACAAACTGGACAAGTTTGGTGGGACGCTGTACTGGAAGGAGAACAAGTACCCCCTGAGCAACCAGAACATGCTGCTGCGGGGCTGCGTCCTGCGCAACACCGAGTGGTGCTTCGGCCTCGTCATCTTCGCag ggcCCGACACAAAACTGATGCAGAACAGCGGCCGGACCAAGTTCAAGCGGACGAGCATCGATCGGCTGATGAACACGCTGGTGCTCTGG atCTTCGGGTTCCTGGTGTGCATGGGGGTGATCCTGGCCATCGGCAACGCCATCTGGGAGCACGAGGTGGGCGTCTGCTTCCAGATCTACCTGCCCTGGGACGAGGGGGTGCACAGTGCCTTCTTCTCTGGCTTCCTCTCCTTCTGGTCCTACATCATCATCCTCAACACTGTGGTGCCCATCTCGCTCTACGTGAG CGTGGAGGTGATCCGTCTCGGGCACAGCTACTTCATCAACTGGGACAAGAAGATGTACTGTGCCAAGCGTCGGACACCAGCCGAGGCCCGGACCACCACCCTCAAcgaggagctggggcaggtggAGTACATCTTCTCCGACAAGACTGGCACCCTCACCCAGAACATCATGGTCTTCAGCAAGTGCTCCGTGAACGGGCACAGCTACG GTGACGTGCAGGATGTGCTGGGTCACAAGGCGGAGCTGGGAGAG AGGCCGGAGCCCGTCGACTTCTCCTTCAACCCGCTGGCAGACCCTCGGTTCCAGTTCTGGGACCCTGGCCTGCTGGAAGCCGTCAAGCTGGGAGACCCCCACGTACACGAGTTCTTCCGCCTGCTCTCGCTCTGCCACACCGTCATGTCCGAGGAGAAGAGCGAAG GGGAGCTGTATTACAAAGCTCAGTCCCCAGACGAGGGAGCTCTGGTCACGGCTGCCAGAAACTTTGGTTTCGTGTTCCGGTCCCGCACGCCCAAGACTATCACGGTGCACGAGTTGGGTCGAGCCATCACCTACCAGCTGCTGGCCATCCTGGACTTCAACAACATCCGCAAGCGCATGTCTGTCATCG TCCGCAGCCCCGAGGGCAAGATCCGGCTGTACTGCAAAGGTGCTGACACCATCCTGCTGGAACGCCTGCACCCCGTCAACCAGGACCTGACCAACGTCACCACCGACCACCTCAAC GAATATGCTGGCGAGGGGCTGCGGACGCTGGTGTTGGCCTACAAAGACCTGGAGGAGAGCTACTACGAGGACTGGTCGGAGCGGCTGCAccgggccggcagcgccgccgaggCCCGTGAGGATCGTCTGGCTCGGCTCTATGACGAGGTGGAGCACGATATGATG CTGCTCGGAGCCACGGCCATCGAGGACAAACTGCAGCAGGGGGTCCCTGAAACCATCGCCATCCTGACGCTGGCCAACATCAAGATCTGGGTGCTGACGGGGGACAAACAGG AAACGGCCGTGAACATCGGCTACTCCTGCAAGATGCTGACGGACGACATGACGGAGGTGTTTGTGGTCACCGGCCACACCGTGCTGGAGGTGCGAGAGGAGCTGAG gAAAGCCCGGGAGAAGATGATGGATGCGTCGCGCTCCGTAGGCAACGGCTTCTCCTACCAGGAGAAAgtctcctcctccaagctcacCTCCGTGCTGGAAGCCATCGCGGGTGAATACGCCCTGGTCATCAACGGACACAGCCTG GCCCACGCGCTGGAGGCTGACATGGAGGTGGAGTTCCTGGAGACGGCGTGTGCCTGCAAGGCCGTCATCTGCTGCCGTGTCACGCCCTTGCAGAAAGCCCAGGTGGTGGAGCTGGTGAAGAAGTACAAGAAAGCTGTGACCTTGGCCATCGGGGACGGGGCCAACGACGTCAGCATGATCAAGA CTGCCCACATCGGGGTGGGCATCAGCGGGCAGGAGGGCATCCAGGCGGTGCTGGCCTCCGACTACTCCTTCTCCCAGTTCAAGTTCCTGCAGCGCCTGCTCCTGGTGCACGGGCGCTGGTCCTACCTACGCATGTGCAAGTTCCTCTGCTATTTCTTCTACAAGAACTTTGCCTTCACCATGGTCCACTTCTGGTTTGGCTTCTTCTGTGGCTTCTCGGCGCAG ACCGTGTACGACCAGTACTTCATCACGCTGTACAACATCGTCTACACGTCGCTGCCTGTGCTCGCCATGGGTGTCTTTGACCAG GATGTGCCAGAGCAGCGGAGCATGGAGTACCCCAAGCTCTACGAGCCTGGGCAGCTGAACCTGCTCTTTAACAAGCGAGAGTTCTTCATCTGCATCGCCCAGGGCATCTACACCTCCGTCCTCATGTTCTTCATCCCCTACGGCGTCTTCGCTGACGCCACCCGTGACGATGGCGCCCAGCTGGCCGACTACCAGTCCTTCGCCGTCACCGTCGCCACCTCCCTCGTCATCGTGGTCAGCGTGCAG ATCGGGCTGGACACGGGTTTCTGGACGGCCATCAACCACTTCTTCATCTGGGGCAGCCTGGCCGCCTACTTCGCCATCCTCTTCACCATGCACAGCGACGGCCTCTTCCAGATGTTCCCCAACCAATTCCGCTTCGTGG gTAACGCTCAGAACACGCTGGCCCAGCCCACGGTCTGGCTGACCATCGCCCTCACCACCGTGGTCTGTATCGTGCCCGTCGTGGCCTTTCGCTTCCTCAAACTGGACCTGAAACCTGAACTTTCAGACACG GTGCGCTACACTCAGCTGGTACggaagaaacagaaaacccaGCACCGGTGCATGCGGCGCGTGGGGCGCGCGGGCTCGCGCCGCTCCGGCTACGCCTTCTCCCACCAAGAGGGTTTCGGGGAGCTCATCATGTCGGGCAAGAACATGCGGCTCAGCTCCCTGGCGCTCTCCAGCTTCAGCACCCGCCCCAGCGCCGGCTGGATCGAGACCCTGCGCAAGAAGAAAGGCAGCGAGGGCAGCGCCGCCGGCAGCCCCAGCGCCGCGGCCGACAAAACGCTCAAGgtgtga
- the ATP8B2 gene encoding phospholipid-transporting ATPase ID isoform X1 — protein sequence MPEKWPRVRAPGGAEEERRVRANAREYNEKFQYASNCIKTSKYNIVTFLPVNLFEQFQEVANTYFLFLLILQLIPQISSLSWFTTIVPLVLVLTITAVKDATDDYFRHKSDNQVNNRQSQVLISGVLRQEQWMNVRVGDIIKLENNQFVAADLLLLSSSEPHGLCYIETAELDGETNMKVRQAIPVTSELGDTSKLARFDGEVICEPPNNKLDKFGGTLYWKENKYPLSNQNMLLRGCVLRNTEWCFGLVIFAGPDTKLMQNSGRTKFKRTSIDRLMNTLVLWIFGFLVCMGVILAIGNAIWEHEVGVCFQIYLPWDEGVHSAFFSGFLSFWSYIIILNTVVPISLYVSVEVIRLGHSYFINWDKKMYCAKRRTPAEARTTTLNEELGQVEYIFSDKTGTLTQNIMVFSKCSVNGHSYGDVQDVLGHKAELGERPEPVDFSFNPLADPRFQFWDPGLLEAVKLGDPHVHEFFRLLSLCHTVMSEEKSEGELYYKAQSPDEGALVTAARNFGFVFRSRTPKTITVHELGRAITYQLLAILDFNNIRKRMSVIVRSPEGKIRLYCKGADTILLERLHPVNQDLTNVTTDHLNEYAGEGLRTLVLAYKDLEESYYEDWSERLHRAGSAAEAREDRLARLYDEVEHDMMLLGATAIEDKLQQGVPETIAILTLANIKIWVLTGDKQETAVNIGYSCKMLTDDMTEVFVVTGHTVLEVREELRKAREKMMDASRSVGNGFSYQEKVSSSKLTSVLEAIAGEYALVINGHSLAHALEADMEVEFLETACACKAVICCRVTPLQKAQVVELVKKYKKAVTLAIGDGANDVSMIKTAHIGVGISGQEGIQAVLASDYSFSQFKFLQRLLLVHGRWSYLRMCKFLCYFFYKNFAFTMVHFWFGFFCGFSAQTVYDQYFITLYNIVYTSLPVLAMGVFDQDVPEQRSMEYPKLYEPGQLNLLFNKREFFICIAQGIYTSVLMFFIPYGVFADATRDDGAQLADYQSFAVTVATSLVIVVSVQIGLDTGFWTAINHFFIWGSLAAYFAILFTMHSDGLFQMFPNQFRFVGNAQNTLAQPTVWLTIALTTVVCIVPVVAFRFLKLDLKPELSDTVRYTQLVRKKQKTQHRCMRRVGRAGSRRSGYAFSHQEGFGELIMSGKNMRLSSLALSSFSTRPSAGWIETLRKKKGSEGSAAGSPSAAADKTLKV from the exons ATGCCCGAGAAGTGGCCGCGGGTCCGAGCCCCCGGCGGGGCGG AGGAGGAGAGGCGGGTGCGAGCCAACGCGCGGGAGTACAACGAGAAGTTCCAGTACGCG AGCAACTGCATCAAGACCTCCAAGTACAACATTGTCACCTTCCTGCCCGTCAACCTCTTCGAGCAGTTCCAGGAAGTGGCCAACACctatttcctcttcctcctcatcctgcag CTGATCCCGCAGATCTCTTCGCTCTCCTGGTTCACCACCATCGTGCCTTTGGTTCTTGTCTTAACCATCACAGCTGTCAAAGATGCCACCGACGACTAT TTCCGCCATAAAAGCGACAACCAGGTGAACAACCGGCAGTCTCAGGTGCTGATCAGCGGAGT cctcCGGCAGGAGCAATGGATGAACGTCCGTGTCGGAGACATCATCAAGTTGGAGAACAACCAGTTCGTGGCG gctgacctcctcctcctctccagcagcgAACCCCACGGGTTGTGCTACATAGAGACGGCGGAGCTGGACGG AGAGACCAACATGAAGGTGCGACAAGCCATCCCTGTCACCTCGGAGCTGGGTGACACCAGCAAGCTGGCTCGGTTTGACG GCGAGGTGATCTGTGAACCCCCCAACAACAAACTGGACAAGTTTGGTGGGACGCTGTACTGGAAGGAGAACAAGTACCCCCTGAGCAACCAGAACATGCTGCTGCGGGGCTGCGTCCTGCGCAACACCGAGTGGTGCTTCGGCCTCGTCATCTTCGCag ggcCCGACACAAAACTGATGCAGAACAGCGGCCGGACCAAGTTCAAGCGGACGAGCATCGATCGGCTGATGAACACGCTGGTGCTCTGG atCTTCGGGTTCCTGGTGTGCATGGGGGTGATCCTGGCCATCGGCAACGCCATCTGGGAGCACGAGGTGGGCGTCTGCTTCCAGATCTACCTGCCCTGGGACGAGGGGGTGCACAGTGCCTTCTTCTCTGGCTTCCTCTCCTTCTGGTCCTACATCATCATCCTCAACACTGTGGTGCCCATCTCGCTCTACGTGAG CGTGGAGGTGATCCGTCTCGGGCACAGCTACTTCATCAACTGGGACAAGAAGATGTACTGTGCCAAGCGTCGGACACCAGCCGAGGCCCGGACCACCACCCTCAAcgaggagctggggcaggtggAGTACATCTTCTCCGACAAGACTGGCACCCTCACCCAGAACATCATGGTCTTCAGCAAGTGCTCCGTGAACGGGCACAGCTACG GTGACGTGCAGGATGTGCTGGGTCACAAGGCGGAGCTGGGAGAG AGGCCGGAGCCCGTCGACTTCTCCTTCAACCCGCTGGCAGACCCTCGGTTCCAGTTCTGGGACCCTGGCCTGCTGGAAGCCGTCAAGCTGGGAGACCCCCACGTACACGAGTTCTTCCGCCTGCTCTCGCTCTGCCACACCGTCATGTCCGAGGAGAAGAGCGAAG GGGAGCTGTATTACAAAGCTCAGTCCCCAGACGAGGGAGCTCTGGTCACGGCTGCCAGAAACTTTGGTTTCGTGTTCCGGTCCCGCACGCCCAAGACTATCACGGTGCACGAGTTGGGTCGAGCCATCACCTACCAGCTGCTGGCCATCCTGGACTTCAACAACATCCGCAAGCGCATGTCTGTCATCG TCCGCAGCCCCGAGGGCAAGATCCGGCTGTACTGCAAAGGTGCTGACACCATCCTGCTGGAACGCCTGCACCCCGTCAACCAGGACCTGACCAACGTCACCACCGACCACCTCAAC GAATATGCTGGCGAGGGGCTGCGGACGCTGGTGTTGGCCTACAAAGACCTGGAGGAGAGCTACTACGAGGACTGGTCGGAGCGGCTGCAccgggccggcagcgccgccgaggCCCGTGAGGATCGTCTGGCTCGGCTCTATGACGAGGTGGAGCACGATATGATG CTGCTCGGAGCCACGGCCATCGAGGACAAACTGCAGCAGGGGGTCCCTGAAACCATCGCCATCCTGACGCTGGCCAACATCAAGATCTGGGTGCTGACGGGGGACAAACAGG AAACGGCCGTGAACATCGGCTACTCCTGCAAGATGCTGACGGACGACATGACGGAGGTGTTTGTGGTCACCGGCCACACCGTGCTGGAGGTGCGAGAGGAGCTGAG gAAAGCCCGGGAGAAGATGATGGATGCGTCGCGCTCCGTAGGCAACGGCTTCTCCTACCAGGAGAAAgtctcctcctccaagctcacCTCCGTGCTGGAAGCCATCGCGGGTGAATACGCCCTGGTCATCAACGGACACAGCCTG GCCCACGCGCTGGAGGCTGACATGGAGGTGGAGTTCCTGGAGACGGCGTGTGCCTGCAAGGCCGTCATCTGCTGCCGTGTCACGCCCTTGCAGAAAGCCCAGGTGGTGGAGCTGGTGAAGAAGTACAAGAAAGCTGTGACCTTGGCCATCGGGGACGGGGCCAACGACGTCAGCATGATCAAGA CTGCCCACATCGGGGTGGGCATCAGCGGGCAGGAGGGCATCCAGGCGGTGCTGGCCTCCGACTACTCCTTCTCCCAGTTCAAGTTCCTGCAGCGCCTGCTCCTGGTGCACGGGCGCTGGTCCTACCTACGCATGTGCAAGTTCCTCTGCTATTTCTTCTACAAGAACTTTGCCTTCACCATGGTCCACTTCTGGTTTGGCTTCTTCTGTGGCTTCTCGGCGCAG ACCGTGTACGACCAGTACTTCATCACGCTGTACAACATCGTCTACACGTCGCTGCCTGTGCTCGCCATGGGTGTCTTTGACCAG GATGTGCCAGAGCAGCGGAGCATGGAGTACCCCAAGCTCTACGAGCCTGGGCAGCTGAACCTGCTCTTTAACAAGCGAGAGTTCTTCATCTGCATCGCCCAGGGCATCTACACCTCCGTCCTCATGTTCTTCATCCCCTACGGCGTCTTCGCTGACGCCACCCGTGACGATGGCGCCCAGCTGGCCGACTACCAGTCCTTCGCCGTCACCGTCGCCACCTCCCTCGTCATCGTGGTCAGCGTGCAG ATCGGGCTGGACACGGGTTTCTGGACGGCCATCAACCACTTCTTCATCTGGGGCAGCCTGGCCGCCTACTTCGCCATCCTCTTCACCATGCACAGCGACGGCCTCTTCCAGATGTTCCCCAACCAATTCCGCTTCGTGG gTAACGCTCAGAACACGCTGGCCCAGCCCACGGTCTGGCTGACCATCGCCCTCACCACCGTGGTCTGTATCGTGCCCGTCGTGGCCTTTCGCTTCCTCAAACTGGACCTGAAACCTGAACTTTCAGACACG GTGCGCTACACTCAGCTGGTACggaagaaacagaaaacccaGCACCGGTGCATGCGGCGCGTGGGGCGCGCGGGCTCGCGCCGCTCCGGCTACGCCTTCTCCCACCAAGAGGGTTTCGGGGAGCTCATCATGTCGGGCAAGAACATGCGGCTCAGCTCCCTGGCGCTCTCCAGCTTCAGCACCCGCCCCAGCGCCGGCTGGATCGAGACCCTGCGCAAGAAGAAAGGCAGCGAGGGCAGCGCCGCCGGCAGCCCCAGCGCCGCGGCCGACAAAACGCTCAAGgtgtga
- the AQP10 gene encoding aquaporin-10, with product MGASSFLKRAQALLRVQNQLVRECLAELLAVFVLIVSGARAGGLGAVPCSPGDSALPGPPAWTLFVVRPLLWQLRRSEVTGAAATWHLRERRWAVRALTPPTLEQAKVGAPEPPEPRWRLGCIPQRRTVTLRPCCAEGSGGVGNGQGEVHGGAGGASRAFPTQTSLGFCDSVVRGPCWSHVPLLQLITLSGSAQKVTSSGTKGNILTADLAGALAVMVAIYTAGGVSGAHLNPAFSFAMCLLEQLPWWKFPIFVAVQTLAAFISAGAVYALYYDAIQHYSNGTLTTSGPQETASIFATYPADYLSLSNGFLDQVMGTALLIMGILAILDTRNKAVPKGLEPVVVALLVFSIEVSMGSNCGCPMNPARDFGPRLFTYVAGWGAEVFSRGNGWWWVPVVAPLLGAAVGSALYQLLVAFHHPPEEGDPPPAKHSALVLVNAAIPPDIEMAPGEKDARGVMSQK from the exons ATGGGCGCTTCTTCCTTCTTGAAGAGGGCCCAGGCTCTGCTCCGTGTCCAGAACCAGCTGGTGCGGGAGTGCCTGGCTGAGCTGCTGGCCGTCTTCGTGCTCATCGTGAGCGGGGCAC GAGCTGGGGGCCTCGGGGCTGTGCCATGTTCGCCCGGTGACTCGGCACTGCCCGGGCCTCCAGCTTGGACCCTGTTCGTGGTGCGGCCTCTGCTGTGGCAGCTCCGGCGCAGTGAGGTCACGGGTGCTGCTGCCACGTGGCACCTGAGGGAGCGGCGCTGGGCAGTGCGTGCCTTGACGCCTCCCACCCTGGAGCAGGCAAAGGTTGGGGCTCCAGAGCCACCGGAGCCACGTTGGCGTTTGGGCTGCATCCCGCAACGGCGAACGGTGACGCTGCGGCCGTGCTG cgctgagggatctggtggagttgggaacggtcagggtgaggttcatggtggggctggaggagcttcaagggcttttccaacccagacgagtctgggattctgtgattctgtggtgaGGGGGCCGTGCTGGAGCCACGTCCCTCTTCTCCAGCTGATCACCCTGAGCGGCTCGGCACAGAAGGTCACCAGCTCCGGGACGAAGGGGAACATCCTCACCGCTGACCTGGCGGGCGCCCTGGCTGTCATGGTGGCCATCTACACAGCGGGGGGAGTCtctg GGGCCCACCTGAACCCGGCGTTCTCCTTCGCCATGtgcctgctggagcagctgccctgGTGGAAGTTCCCCATCTTCGTGGCCGTGCAGACCTTGGCTGCTTTCATCTCCGCTGGAGCCGTCTACGCCCTTTATTATG ACGCCATCCAGCACTACAGCAACGGGACCCTCACCACCTCCGGCCCCCAGGAAACCGCCTCCATCTTCGCCACCTACCCCGCTGACTACCTCTCCCTCTCCAACGGCTTTTTGGATCAG GTGATGGGCACGGCGCTGCTGATCATGGGCATCCTGGCCATCCTGGACACCCGCAACAAAGCCGTCCCCAAGGGCCTGGAGCCGGTGGTCGTGGCTCTGCTGGTTTTCTCCATCGAGGTCTCCATGGGCTCCAACTGCGGCTGCCCCATGAACCCCGCGCGGGATTTCGGGCCCCGGCTCTTCACCTACGTGGCAGGTTGGGGCGCGGAGGTCTTCAG CAGAGGCAATGGGTGGTGGTGGGTGCCAGTGGTGGCACCGCTGCTGGGGGCTGCCGTGGGCTCGGCCCTTTACCAGCTCCTCGTGGCTTTCCACCACCCGCCGGAGgagggggaccccccccccgccaagcaCAGCGCCCTGGTCCTCGTCAACGCCGCTATCCCACCAGACATCGAGATGGCACCCGGGGAGAAGGACGCCAGGGGGGTGATGTCCCAGAAGTGA
- the HAX1 gene encoding HCLS1-associated protein X-1 encodes MSFYDAFRGFFGFPGRRRPRDPLFGGTAWDEEEEEEDDDGPSLAQPPQDFGFGFIPSGSRGAFEELFRDMGELLGVFGGAWDGAPQRIEPPQPGPGEGSAGRLLRDSMLKHPDSPAPSASPGGPEGTGDPAWPWRPFPGLEDAHPAPPGLKEDQDLDSQVSSAGLGTILRPDEPKSRSYFQSVSVTKVTLPDGAVEERRTVQDSQGHRETTVTRRRGDQAFITTTKEDGQSKDYREEVVNMDDRELAQFAGTWPRQDELRAPNLSDPSSTLGSFLRRWFSSW; translated from the exons ATGAGCTTTTACGACGCGTTTCGCGGCTTCTTCGGGTTCCCGGGGCGGCGCAG GCCCCGGGACCCGCTCTTCGGCGGCACGGCGtgggacgaggaggaggaggaggaggatgatgacgGCCCGTCCCTGGCGCAGCCCCCCCAGGACTTCGGCTTCGGCTTCATCCCCAGCGGGTCCCGCGGGGCCTTCGAGGAGCTGTTCCGGGACATGGGCGAGCTCCTGGGCGTCTTCGGGGGAGCCTGGGATGGGGCTCCCCAGCGCATcg agcccccccagcccggccccggcgaGGGCAGCGCGGGGCGGCTGCTGCGGGACTCTATGCTGAAGCACCCGGACAGCCCTGCTCCCAGTGCGTCCCCGGGAGGCCCCGAGGGCACCGGCGACCCGGCCTGGCCGTGGAGACCCTTCCCGGGG CTGGAAGATGCTCACCCGGCTCCTCCTGGCCTCAAGGAAGACCAAG ACCTGGACTCCCAGGTTTCCTCCGCGGGGTTGGGGACCATCCTGAGACCCGACGAGCCCAAGTCCCGCTCTTACTTCCAGAGCGTCTCCGTCACCAAAGTGACTCTCCCTGACGGG GCGGTGGAGGAGCGCCGGACCGTGCAGGACAGCCAGGGCCACCGAGAGACGACGGTGACACGACGAAGAGGGGACCAGGCCTTCATCACCACCACCAAGGAGGACGGGCAGAGCAAGGACTACCGGGAAGAGGTGGTCAACATGGATGACC ggGAACTGGCGCAGTTCGCAGGCACGTGGCCGCGGCAGGACGAGCTCCGCGCTCCCAACCTGAGCGACCCCTCGTCCACGCTGGGCAGCTTCCTCCGACGCTGGTTCTCGAGCTGgtag